The following coding sequences lie in one Pseudarthrobacter phenanthrenivorans Sphe3 genomic window:
- a CDS encoding DoxX family protein translates to MSNVATSPEATAAAQTLFRVALGGVLFAHGTQKLFGWFGGGGVEGTSKGMHAMGFRPAKPSAVLAGVGEAGAGLALALGLATPAAGAAAATTMGVAASVHAPNGFFAAEGGLEYPAVLGMAAAAFTIGGSGPFALDELTGHVLDRPWMRITALAVIPTAIAIQVRRRRQALAADAAAPAAATTAEDT, encoded by the coding sequence GACCGCCGCGGCGCAGACCCTGTTCCGGGTCGCGCTGGGAGGTGTGCTCTTCGCTCACGGAACCCAAAAGCTGTTCGGCTGGTTCGGCGGGGGAGGCGTTGAGGGTACCAGTAAGGGCATGCACGCCATGGGGTTCCGCCCCGCAAAACCGAGCGCGGTCCTCGCCGGCGTGGGTGAAGCAGGAGCCGGGTTGGCCCTTGCCCTAGGGCTGGCCACCCCCGCCGCCGGCGCTGCGGCTGCAACCACCATGGGCGTGGCAGCCAGCGTTCACGCCCCGAACGGCTTCTTCGCCGCCGAGGGCGGCCTGGAGTACCCCGCGGTGCTGGGCATGGCAGCAGCGGCGTTCACCATTGGCGGCTCCGGACCCTTCGCCCTGGATGAGCTCACCGGTCATGTCCTGGACCGGCCCTGGATGCGCATTACGGCCCTGGCAGTGATTCCCACAGCCATCGCAATCCAGGTGCGCCGCCGGCGCCAGGCCCTGGCCGCCGACGCTGCAGCGCCGGCCGCAGCCACCACCGCAGAAGACACCTGA